One genomic window of Solanum dulcamara chromosome 12, daSolDulc1.2, whole genome shotgun sequence includes the following:
- the LOC129877206 gene encoding PHD finger protein ING2 produces MAIARTGVFVDDYLEYSSTLPAELQRLLNTIRELDERSQGIINQTRQQTNYCLGLASQSQGSRKYNYDDDEAFEKLRKEIEGNQDNALSLCTEKVLLARQAHDIIDSHIKRLDEDLTNFSEDLKQEGKLPADEPPILPPLPLVLKTEKRKAPYVTPQSKKFEYRDWDWDRERDRDYDLMPPPGSHKKDFASPVDVEQPIDPNEPTYCVCHQVSFGDMIACDNENCQGGEWFHYTCVGLTPETRFKGKWYCPTCRQLPH; encoded by the exons ATGGCGATCGCCAGAACCGGAGTTTTTGTCGATGATTACTTGGAAT ATTCGAGCACTTTGCCTGCTGAGCTTCAGAGGCTTCTTAACACTATTAGAGAGCTCGATGAGCGTTCACAag GAATAATAAATCAGACTAGGCAGCAGACCAATTACTGCCTAGGATTAGCATCTCAGAGTCAGGGATCAAGGAAATataattatgatgatgatgaggctTTTGAGAAGTTGAGGAAGGAGATTGAAGGAAACCAGGACAATGCCTTAAGCCTTTGCACTGAAAAGGTTTTACTTGCTCGTCAAGCTCATGATATT ATAGATAGCCACATCAAGCGCTTAGATGAAGATCTTACTAACTTCTCTGAAGATCTTAAGCAAG AGGGAAAGCTACCTGCTGATGAACCTCCTATCCTTCCTCCATTACCTTTGGTCCTTAAGACAGAGAAGCGCAAAGCACcatatgtaacaccccaatcAAAGAAGTTTGAGTACAGGGACTGGGATTGGGACCGAGAACGTGACAGAGATTATGATCTTATGCCGCCTCCTGGAAGTCATAAGAAAGATTTTGCTTCTCCTGTTGATGTTGAACAACCCATTGATCCAAATGAACCCACCTACTGTGTGTGCCATCAG GTATCATTTGGAGATATGATTGCCTGCGACAATGAAAAT TGCCAAGGAGGTGAATGGTTTCATTATACATGTGTTGGACTCACACCAGAGACGAGATTTAAAGGGAAGTGGTACTGTCCGACATGTAGACAATTACCACATTGA